A window from Streptomyces subrutilus encodes these proteins:
- a CDS encoding 3' terminal RNA ribose 2'-O-methyltransferase Hen1: MFLTISTTGSPERPASDLGFLLHKHPGKAQEFSTSHGTAHVFYPEATDLRCTAALLLEVDPVALVRRGRGKGRGGAPDAALAQYVNDRPYAASSLLAVALGAVFRSALAGRCAARPELPEQARPLRIEIPVLPARGGAGLVHRLFGPLGWDLVRAEPLPLDEHFPEWGDSRYVRLVLEGEQKLADALRQLYVLLPVLDDAKHYWISPDEVDKLLRAGEGWLAAHPENGLITARYLARHKRLTKDALERLELVRLAEADGSEVEELDNAVDADRDTEERPVPLALRRREAVLAALRAAGARRVLDLGCGQGQLVQALLGDPAFTEIVGVDVSVRALNLAAGRLRPERMGERQRSRVRLLQGSLAYTDKRLAGYDAAVLSEVIEHVDLPRLPALEYAVFGSARPRTAVVTTPNVEYNVRWASLPAGHVRHGDHRFEWTRDEFRAWAAEVAARYGYGVVFVPVGDEDPEVGPPTQMAVFTRADADADSDATTDSDATTDSGTTDSGTTDSGTTGTRTTGTRTTDTPKEGEAA, encoded by the coding sequence GTGTTCCTGACGATCTCCACCACCGGCTCCCCCGAACGACCCGCGTCCGACCTGGGTTTCCTGCTGCACAAGCATCCCGGCAAGGCGCAGGAGTTCTCCACCTCCCACGGCACCGCCCACGTCTTCTACCCCGAGGCCACGGACCTGCGGTGCACGGCGGCGCTGCTGCTGGAGGTGGACCCCGTGGCGCTCGTACGGCGCGGCCGGGGCAAGGGCCGGGGCGGAGCTCCCGACGCGGCGCTGGCCCAGTACGTCAACGACCGACCGTACGCCGCCTCCTCGCTCCTCGCCGTCGCGCTCGGCGCGGTGTTCCGCTCCGCGCTCGCCGGCCGGTGCGCCGCCCGGCCCGAACTGCCCGAACAGGCACGTCCGTTGCGGATCGAGATACCGGTCCTGCCGGCCCGCGGCGGCGCCGGGCTCGTGCACCGGCTGTTCGGCCCGCTCGGCTGGGACCTCGTCCGGGCCGAGCCGCTCCCGCTCGACGAGCACTTCCCCGAGTGGGGCGACTCCCGCTACGTACGGCTCGTGCTGGAGGGGGAGCAGAAGCTCGCGGACGCCCTGCGCCAGCTGTACGTGCTCCTGCCGGTGCTCGACGACGCCAAGCACTACTGGATCTCCCCGGACGAGGTCGACAAGCTGCTGCGGGCCGGTGAGGGCTGGCTCGCCGCCCACCCCGAGAACGGCCTGATCACCGCCCGCTACCTGGCCCGGCACAAGCGGCTCACCAAGGACGCCCTGGAGCGCCTCGAACTGGTCCGGCTCGCCGAGGCCGACGGCAGCGAGGTCGAGGAGCTCGACAACGCCGTCGACGCGGACCGCGACACCGAAGAGCGCCCGGTTCCGCTGGCCCTGCGCCGCCGCGAGGCCGTCCTCGCCGCCCTGCGCGCCGCCGGCGCCCGGCGGGTCCTGGACCTCGGCTGCGGACAGGGCCAGCTGGTCCAGGCGCTGCTGGGGGACCCCGCGTTCACCGAGATCGTGGGCGTCGACGTGTCGGTACGGGCCCTGAACCTGGCGGCCGGGCGGCTGCGTCCGGAGCGGATGGGCGAGCGGCAGCGCTCCCGCGTCCGCCTGCTGCAGGGTTCGCTCGCCTACACCGACAAACGGCTGGCGGGCTACGACGCGGCCGTGCTCAGCGAGGTCATCGAGCACGTGGACCTGCCCCGGCTGCCTGCCCTGGAGTACGCGGTGTTCGGCTCCGCGCGGCCCCGCACGGCCGTGGTGACCACTCCGAACGTCGAGTACAACGTCCGCTGGGCATCGCTGCCCGCCGGGCACGTCCGGCACGGCGACCACCGCTTCGAGTGGACCCGAGACGAGTTCCGGGCCTGGGCCGCGGAGGTCGCGGCGCGGTACGGGTACGGGGTGGTGTTCGTCCCCGTCGGGGACGAGGACCCCGAGGTCGGACCGCCCACCCAGATGGCCGTCTTCACCCGCGCCGACGCGGACGCCGACTCCGACGCCACCACCGACTCCGACGCCACCACCGACTCCGGCACCACCGACTCCGGCACCACCGACTCCGGCACCACCGGCACCCGCACCACCGGTACCCGCACCACCGACACCCCGAAGGAGGGCGAGGCCGCATGA
- the mmuM gene encoding homocysteine S-methyltransferase yields the protein MTRASGPLAEALGRGAVLLDGGLSNQLAAQGCDLSGDLWTARVLAERPEQVAAAHSAYARAGARVLTTAAYQVGYEAFAARGFDRAATTGLLRRSVRLAARVADAAPHPVWVAASVGPYGAVLADGSEYRGRYGLSVRRLADFHRPRIEALLAEGPDVLALETVPDPDEAEALLLVLAETGAAAWLGYTVADGRTRSGAPLDEAFALAARSPQVVAVGVNCCDPAQVLPALEAAASVTAKPLLAYPNDGSVWDAATATWHPPAAPSPPWPLADWYRAGARLLGGCCRVTPADIARLGGRLPPAGPGAASGPRLGAAGK from the coding sequence ATGACACGCGCGTCCGGCCCGCTCGCCGAGGCCCTCGGCCGGGGGGCCGTGCTGCTGGACGGCGGGCTGAGCAACCAGCTCGCCGCCCAGGGCTGCGACCTCTCCGGCGACCTGTGGACCGCCCGGGTGCTCGCCGAGCGGCCCGAACAGGTGGCGGCCGCCCACAGCGCGTACGCGCGGGCCGGCGCGCGCGTGCTCACCACCGCCGCCTACCAGGTCGGCTACGAGGCCTTCGCCGCCCGCGGCTTCGACCGGGCGGCGACCACCGGGCTGCTGCGGCGCAGCGTGCGCCTGGCCGCCCGCGTCGCCGACGCGGCGCCGCACCCGGTGTGGGTGGCGGCCTCGGTGGGCCCGTACGGGGCGGTGCTCGCGGACGGGTCCGAGTACCGCGGCCGTTACGGGCTGAGCGTGCGCCGGCTCGCCGACTTCCACCGCCCGCGGATCGAGGCGCTGCTCGCCGAGGGCCCCGACGTGCTGGCCCTGGAGACCGTGCCCGACCCGGACGAGGCCGAGGCCCTGCTGCTGGTCCTCGCCGAGACGGGGGCCGCGGCCTGGCTGGGCTACACCGTCGCCGACGGCCGCACCCGTTCCGGCGCCCCGCTCGACGAGGCCTTCGCCCTCGCCGCCCGGTCACCGCAGGTCGTCGCGGTCGGCGTCAACTGCTGTGACCCGGCCCAGGTGCTGCCCGCCCTCGAAGCCGCGGCCTCCGTGACCGCGAAGCCGTTGCTGGCCTACCCCAACGACGGCTCCGTCTGGGACGCGGCCACCGCCACCTGGCACCCCCCGGCCGCCCCGTCCCCGCCGTGGCCCCTCGCCGACTGGTACCGCGCCGGCGCCCGCCTCCTCGGCGGCTGCTGCCGCGTCACCCCGGCGGACATCGCGCGACTGGGCGGCCGCCTGCCCCCGGCCGGGCCGGGCGCCGCGAGCGGCCCGCGGCTCGGGGCCGCCGGAAAATAG
- a CDS encoding LLM class F420-dependent oxidoreductase gives MDLRIFTEPQQGASYDTLLTVAKATEDLGFDAFFRSDHYLRMGSADGLPGPTDAWITLAGLARETSRIRLGTLMTAGTFRLPGVLAIQVAQVDQMSGGRVELGLGAGWFEEEHKAYGIPFPAERMARLEEQLAVVTGLWATEAGATFDYTGRHYRLENSPALPKPAQAKVPVLIGGHGAKRTPRLAARYADEFNMPFASIADTERQFGRVREAAAEAGRAAGDLVYSNALVVCVGKDDAEVARRAAVIGRDVDELKANGLAGSPAEVVEKIGAYEAVGASRVYLQLLDLDDLDHLELISASVLSQLR, from the coding sequence ATGGATCTCCGCATTTTCACCGAGCCCCAGCAGGGTGCGAGCTACGACACCCTCCTGACCGTGGCCAAGGCCACCGAGGACCTCGGCTTCGACGCGTTCTTCCGCTCCGACCACTACCTGCGCATGGGATCGGCGGACGGCCTGCCCGGCCCCACCGACGCCTGGATCACCCTCGCGGGCCTGGCCCGCGAGACCAGCCGGATCCGGCTGGGCACCCTGATGACGGCCGGCACCTTCCGGCTGCCCGGGGTGCTCGCCATCCAGGTGGCCCAGGTGGACCAGATGTCCGGCGGCCGCGTCGAGCTGGGCCTCGGCGCGGGCTGGTTCGAGGAGGAGCACAAGGCGTACGGCATCCCCTTCCCGGCGGAGCGGATGGCCCGGCTGGAGGAGCAGCTGGCCGTCGTCACCGGCCTGTGGGCCACCGAGGCCGGAGCCACCTTCGACTACACGGGCCGGCACTACCGGCTGGAGAACTCGCCGGCGCTCCCCAAGCCGGCCCAGGCCAAGGTGCCCGTCCTCATCGGCGGCCACGGAGCCAAGCGCACCCCGCGGCTCGCCGCGCGGTACGCGGACGAGTTCAACATGCCGTTCGCGTCGATCGCGGACACCGAGCGGCAGTTCGGACGGGTCCGGGAGGCCGCGGCCGAGGCCGGGCGGGCCGCCGGCGACCTCGTCTACTCCAACGCCCTCGTGGTGTGCGTGGGCAAGGACGACGCCGAAGTGGCCCGCCGGGCCGCCGTCATCGGCCGCGACGTGGACGAGCTCAAGGCCAACGGCCTGGCCGGCTCCCCGGCCGAGGTCGTCGAGAAGATCGGCGCCTACGAGGCGGTCGGCGCCTCCCGCGTCTACCTCCAGCTGCTGGACCTCGACGACCTGGACCACCTGGAGCTGATCTCCGCCTCGGTCCTGTCCCAGCTGCGCTGA
- a CDS encoding DUF6099 family protein translates to MDAVRLIAAGRHTLAQSGAAWDIVSEAWQAQALAQGIGGYLAVTGPPELRAEARGLGEAGGRGCGVLDRAALRGEGSAPERPPRAAQLAGVSDVRQALLGLQALLGEVGIALVGVACGTDDEALYWQCIESIDAADESSDRVRAILRKMTVRERGSASGVL, encoded by the coding sequence ATGGATGCGGTACGGCTCATCGCGGCCGGCCGGCACACGCTGGCACAGAGCGGGGCTGCGTGGGACATCGTGAGCGAGGCCTGGCAGGCACAGGCGCTCGCGCAGGGCATAGGCGGCTATCTGGCGGTCACCGGACCGCCGGAGCTGAGAGCGGAGGCACGGGGACTGGGCGAAGCGGGAGGCAGAGGGTGCGGGGTGCTGGACCGGGCCGCGCTGCGCGGCGAGGGCAGCGCCCCGGAGCGGCCGCCGAGAGCGGCGCAGCTGGCCGGGGTCTCCGACGTCCGGCAGGCACTGCTCGGACTCCAGGCACTCCTCGGTGAAGTGGGGATAGCGCTGGTCGGGGTGGCCTGCGGGACGGACGACGAGGCCCTGTACTGGCAGTGCATCGAGTCGATCGACGCGGCCGACGAGTCGAGCGACCGGGTCCGGGCGATCCTGCGCAAGATGACGGTACGGGAACGGGGTTCGGCCTCGGGCGTGCTCTGA
- a CDS encoding nucleotide pyrophosphohydrolase, whose translation MYRLQRRLADFAAARDWAPYHTPKNLAVALSVEAAELVEIFQWLTPEQSARVMEQPESAHRVADEVADVLAYLLQFCEVLGVDVLDALAAKIERNELRFPVTDGQGLNRHSSE comes from the coding sequence CTGTACCGGCTCCAGCGGCGGCTGGCCGACTTCGCGGCCGCCCGCGACTGGGCCCCCTATCACACGCCCAAGAACCTGGCGGTGGCGCTCAGTGTGGAGGCGGCCGAACTGGTCGAGATCTTCCAGTGGCTGACGCCGGAGCAGTCGGCGCGGGTGATGGAGCAGCCGGAGAGCGCTCACCGGGTCGCCGACGAGGTGGCCGACGTACTGGCGTATCTGCTGCAGTTCTGTGAGGTTCTCGGGGTGGATGTGCTGGATGCGCTCGCCGCGAAGATCGAAAGGAACGAGCTCCGCTTCCCGGTGACGGATGGTCAGGGCCTCAATCGTCACTCTTCGGAGTGA
- a CDS encoding ATP-binding protein, translated as MDATLDTAPGSAPAVIDPAPVVAYPVVADPVVTEPAVTEPVLTEAVVADPVVAAATGVEARASAAAAGSAAGAGRVPAQASGRAAGPGADPAAGQVRELIAGARHRPVVTGLRLSAFGVHRSASFPLGPVTLLAGPSGSGKSQVLAAYAALAALGSGATLEEAFPDPAARVPERARPDAQQRRGFRIGCTVDGPAGPVRLDLAVQAEPALRIVGERLSQDGQVLLGTALRDPGRRSVQAAWLTGGAIGVTRAPLPDDRLGTALLPLRVAGSTVGQRQVLAAAEQVVVALRSVFPCDPRPERMRAPVPAGEGLLRGDCANLADVLRRTRHECGTRHALLSEAARTACAGPVAGLEVRAAGDGLLRAVLDRGDGRPATELGRLGSGELRFLALALVLLTGPGVLAMDPAAELLSAQQAMTVLADGLDRDMDRGQSAELLRLALLCCGRGHVRLAAAVGETTAATARGLAGVTVVDLSP; from the coding sequence ATGGACGCCACCCTGGACACCGCCCCGGGCTCCGCCCCGGCCGTGATCGACCCTGCACCCGTTGTCGCCTACCCCGTTGTCGCCGACCCCGTTGTCACCGAACCTGCCGTCACCGAACCTGTCCTGACCGAAGCCGTTGTCGCCGACCCCGTTGTGGCCGCCGCCACGGGGGTTGAAGCCAGGGCTTCAGCCGCTGCTGCCGGTTCCGCTGCGGGGGCCGGGCGGGTGCCGGCGCAGGCGAGCGGCCGGGCTGCCGGGCCGGGCGCGGACCCGGCCGCCGGTCAGGTGCGCGAGCTGATCGCGGGGGCGCGGCACCGGCCCGTGGTGACCGGGTTACGGCTCTCCGCCTTCGGTGTGCACCGGTCGGCCTCCTTCCCGCTCGGCCCCGTCACCCTCCTCGCCGGCCCGAGCGGGAGCGGCAAGTCCCAGGTCCTGGCCGCATACGCCGCGCTGGCCGCGCTCGGTTCCGGCGCCACCCTGGAGGAGGCCTTCCCCGATCCGGCCGCCCGCGTCCCCGAGCGGGCCCGCCCCGACGCCCAGCAGCGCCGCGGCTTCCGCATCGGATGCACGGTGGACGGCCCCGCCGGACCGGTCCGGCTCGACCTCGCCGTCCAGGCGGAGCCCGCCCTGCGCATCGTCGGCGAACGGCTCTCGCAGGACGGCCAGGTCCTGCTCGGCACCGCCCTGCGCGACCCGGGCCGCCGCTCGGTCCAGGCGGCCTGGCTGACCGGCGGCGCGATCGGCGTCACCAGGGCCCCGCTCCCCGACGACCGGCTGGGCACCGCCCTGCTCCCACTCCGGGTGGCCGGCTCCACCGTCGGGCAGCGGCAGGTGCTGGCCGCCGCCGAGCAGGTGGTGGTGGCCCTGCGCTCGGTGTTCCCCTGCGACCCGCGCCCCGAGCGGATGCGCGCGCCCGTGCCTGCGGGGGAGGGCCTGCTGAGGGGTGACTGCGCCAACCTGGCCGACGTACTGCGCCGGACGCGGCACGAGTGCGGCACCCGCCACGCGCTGCTGTCGGAGGCCGCCCGTACGGCCTGCGCGGGACCCGTCGCCGGGCTGGAGGTGCGGGCCGCCGGGGACGGGCTGCTCCGCGCGGTACTGGACCGGGGTGACGGCCGGCCCGCCACGGAGCTCGGCCGCCTCGGCTCCGGTGAGCTCCGGTTCCTCGCGCTCGCCCTCGTCCTGCTGACCGGGCCGGGGGTGCTGGCGATGGACCCGGCTGCCGAACTGCTCTCCGCGCAGCAGGCGATGACCGTGCTGGCCGACGGTCTCGACCGGGACATGGACCGCGGCCAGAGCGCGGAGCTGCTGAGGCTGGCCCTGCTGTGCTGCGGCCGGGGCCACGTGCGGCTGGCCGCGGCGGTGGGGGAGACCACCGCCGCGACGGCGCGCGGGCTCGCGGGCGTCACGGTGGTAGACCTGTCCCCATGA
- a CDS encoding cell division protein SepF has translation MSRYDVTDEQWEGLAQVVPLRSRNEWPSRVDHRTIPTAPGASAAEQRRFVVIRVQIFADAREVAEYLIAQIPVLLDLTGADGEVAKRILDFSSGVVFGLGSGMHRVDRNVFLLAPVGTEVEGIAAAAVPRS, from the coding sequence GTGAGCAGGTACGACGTCACCGACGAACAGTGGGAGGGGCTCGCGCAGGTGGTCCCCCTGCGCAGTCGCAACGAATGGCCCTCCCGGGTGGACCACCGCACGATCCCCACGGCGCCCGGGGCGTCGGCGGCGGAGCAGCGGCGCTTCGTGGTGATCCGGGTACAGATCTTCGCGGACGCGCGGGAGGTGGCGGAGTACCTGATCGCGCAGATCCCGGTGCTGCTCGACCTCACGGGGGCGGACGGCGAAGTGGCCAAGCGCATCCTGGACTTCAGCAGCGGCGTGGTCTTCGGACTGGGCAGCGGGATGCACCGGGTGGACCGGAACGTCTTCCTGCTGGCACCGGTCGGCACCGAGGTCGAGGGGATCGCGGCCGCGGCCGTCCCCCGATCGTAG
- a CDS encoding DUF2470 domain-containing protein, with the protein MRMSGASATPAADPAPAAARPTDAERVRSVLAAAHSMTVVVDGLRTEVRHLDDSDVLGRLHLHPAAPAAGNPLAALDDERPSIRLEFTDIAPTPARDRVRARVAVLGRLLTPYAEASSGDSTCMEYGQAILETSEGFSSIDLAELDAACPDPLAPYEAGMLTHLLDDHPDLVTLLLRLVDPLPATGILRALPVALDRYGITLRLEERRGHRDVRLPFPSALDHVEQSGAQIQALFSAARRRSHRNTLPA; encoded by the coding sequence ATGCGCATGTCCGGTGCATCCGCCACCCCGGCCGCCGACCCCGCACCCGCCGCCGCACGGCCCACCGACGCCGAACGGGTGCGGTCGGTCCTGGCCGCCGCTCACTCCATGACCGTGGTCGTCGACGGCCTCCGGACCGAGGTGCGCCACCTCGACGACAGCGACGTCCTGGGCCGGCTGCACCTGCACCCCGCCGCCCCGGCGGCGGGCAACCCGCTCGCCGCCCTGGACGACGAACGCCCCTCGATCCGGCTGGAGTTCACCGACATCGCACCGACCCCCGCGCGCGACCGGGTGCGCGCCCGGGTCGCCGTCCTGGGCCGCCTGCTCACCCCGTACGCCGAGGCGAGCAGCGGCGACAGCACCTGCATGGAGTACGGCCAGGCGATCCTGGAGACCTCGGAGGGCTTCTCGTCCATCGACCTCGCCGAGCTCGACGCCGCCTGCCCCGACCCCCTCGCCCCGTACGAGGCCGGGATGCTCACGCACCTCCTCGACGACCACCCCGACCTGGTCACCCTGCTGCTGCGGCTGGTCGACCCGCTGCCCGCCACCGGTATCCTGCGCGCACTGCCCGTGGCCCTGGACCGGTACGGGATCACCCTGCGGCTGGAGGAGCGGCGCGGCCACCGCGACGTACGGCTGCCCTTCCCCTCGGCGCTCGACCACGTCGAGCAGTCCGGCGCCCAGATCCAGGCCCTCTTCAGCGCGGCGCGGCGGCGTTCGCACCGCAACACCCTGCCCGCCTGA
- the ssuE gene encoding NADPH-dependent FMN reductase, producing the protein MPQLLAITGSPSLNSRTAVVADHVLRRLSHAGFTTAHLSVRELPAADLLSARRGEPEIRRALEAVAEADGLVIATPVYKAAYSGLLKAFLDLLPQDGLAGKTVFPLATGGSLAHVLTIDYALRPVLAALGAGHVTAGRFVLDSSVERGAGPDRLRPEAELDLFQAVDEFAGALRAAHGTAALSAAP; encoded by the coding sequence GTGCCCCAGCTGCTCGCCATCACCGGCAGTCCCTCCCTCAACTCCCGTACCGCCGTCGTCGCCGACCACGTGCTGCGCCGCCTCTCCCACGCCGGCTTCACGACCGCGCACCTCTCCGTCCGCGAGCTCCCCGCCGCCGACCTGCTCTCGGCCCGGCGCGGCGAGCCCGAGATCCGCCGTGCCCTGGAGGCGGTCGCCGAGGCCGACGGCCTCGTCATCGCGACCCCGGTCTACAAGGCCGCGTACTCCGGCCTGCTCAAGGCCTTCCTCGACCTGCTCCCGCAGGACGGACTGGCCGGCAAGACGGTGTTCCCCCTGGCCACCGGCGGCAGCCTCGCCCACGTCCTGACCATCGACTACGCGCTGCGACCCGTGCTCGCCGCCCTCGGCGCCGGGCACGTCACCGCCGGACGCTTCGTGCTGGACTCCTCCGTCGAGCGCGGCGCCGGCCCCGACCGGCTGCGGCCCGAGGCCGAGCTCGACCTCTTCCAGGCCGTCGACGAGTTCGCCGGCGCCCTGCGGGCCGCGCACGGCACCGCCGCGCTCAGCGCGGCCCCGTAA
- a CDS encoding TauD/TfdA dioxygenase family protein: MATATQTTTTVTRIGGRIGAEIGGVRLGGDLSEGTVAEIRDALLAHKVVFLRDQGHLDEAAHEAFARLLGAPVAHPTVPSADGRYALGIDSEHGARANQWHTDVTFVPAYPAFSILRAVTIPPYGGNTLWANTATAYSHLPEPLRALADGLRAVHSNAYDYAALRPDAPAEALAQYREVFTSTTFLTEHPVVRVHPETGERTLLLGNFVQRISGLTGRDSRILQDLFQAHVESPENTVRWQWRAGDVAIWDNRATQHYGVDDSDDHERTLRRVTVDGDVPVGPDGRPSRLISPETVPAPAFGIPSGASTGPDA, translated from the coding sequence ATGGCCACCGCCACCCAGACCACCACCACCGTCACCCGGATCGGCGGCCGCATCGGCGCCGAGATCGGTGGCGTGCGGCTCGGCGGCGACCTGTCCGAGGGGACGGTCGCAGAGATCCGCGATGCCCTCCTCGCCCACAAGGTCGTCTTCCTCCGCGACCAGGGCCACCTCGACGAGGCCGCGCACGAGGCCTTCGCCCGGCTGCTCGGAGCGCCGGTCGCGCACCCCACCGTGCCGTCCGCCGACGGCCGTTACGCCCTCGGCATCGACTCGGAGCACGGTGCCCGCGCCAACCAGTGGCACACCGACGTCACCTTCGTCCCCGCCTACCCCGCCTTCTCCATCCTGCGGGCCGTCACCATACCGCCGTACGGCGGCAACACCCTGTGGGCCAACACCGCCACCGCCTACAGCCACCTCCCCGAGCCGCTGCGCGCCCTCGCCGACGGACTGCGGGCCGTGCACTCGAACGCCTACGACTACGCCGCCCTGCGGCCCGACGCCCCCGCGGAGGCCCTGGCCCAGTACCGCGAGGTCTTCACCTCGACCACCTTCCTCACCGAGCACCCGGTGGTCCGCGTCCACCCCGAGACCGGTGAACGCACCCTGCTCCTGGGCAACTTCGTCCAGCGCATCAGCGGCCTGACCGGCCGGGACTCGCGGATCCTCCAGGACCTCTTCCAGGCGCACGTCGAGAGCCCCGAGAACACCGTGCGCTGGCAGTGGCGGGCCGGCGACGTCGCGATCTGGGACAACCGCGCCACCCAGCACTACGGCGTGGACGACTCCGACGACCACGAGCGCACCCTGCGCCGCGTCACCGTCGACGGCGACGTCCCGGTCGGCCCCGACGGCCGGCCGTCCCGGCTGATCAGCCCCGAGACCGTTCCGGCCCCCGCCTTCGGCATCCCCTCCGGCGCCTCCACCGGCCCGGACGCCTGA
- a CDS encoding methylmalonyl-CoA mutase family protein, whose translation MTVLPDDGLSLAAEFPDATHEQWQRLVEGVLRKSGKEVSGGAAEDALSTTLQDGLITRPLYTAPEKAPDTGFPGSAPFVRGGRAEGNAVGGWGVRQRHLGTDPVRVNEAVLADLENGVTSLWLVLGRGGLPVDGLARALEGVYLDLAPVTLDAGAEHADAATAFLELCAARGTAPADVRARLGADPLGHEARTGEALDTAAAVALARTAAEGYPQVRAVTVDALPYHEAGGSAAEELGLSLATGVAYLRALTGGGLSTEAALGQLEFRYAATADQFLTIAKLRAARRLWARVAEASGAPEAGAQRQHVVTSPVMTTRRDPWVNMLRATVACMAAGVGGADAVTVLPFDHALGLPDAFARRIARNTSTILVEESHLARVIDPAGGSYYVERLTDELAHAAWAFFQTVEKAGGQAAALRSGLVAERLAATWAERSRKLAQRREPITGVSEFPLLSEKPVVREPAPPAPSGGLPRVRRDEAYEVLRARSDAHLAATGARPRIFLAALGPAAAHTARATFASNLFQAGGVEPVHDPVSVTAETAAAAYAASGADGTAVLCSSDALYAEQAAAVAAALRAAGATTVFLAGKPGTAEEAVDAYVFAGCDAVAVLSRVLDRMGVTS comes from the coding sequence ATGACGGTCCTGCCTGATGACGGGCTCTCCTTGGCCGCCGAATTCCCTGACGCGACGCATGAGCAGTGGCAGCGCCTGGTAGAAGGCGTGCTGCGCAAGTCGGGCAAGGAAGTTTCCGGCGGGGCAGCGGAGGACGCGTTGTCCACCACGCTCCAGGACGGGCTCATCACCCGTCCGCTGTACACCGCGCCCGAGAAGGCTCCCGACACCGGCTTCCCCGGTTCCGCCCCCTTCGTCCGGGGAGGCAGGGCCGAGGGCAACGCCGTCGGGGGCTGGGGCGTGCGCCAGCGTCACCTCGGCACCGACCCCGTACGGGTGAACGAGGCCGTCCTCGCCGACCTGGAGAACGGCGTCACCTCCCTCTGGCTCGTCCTCGGCCGCGGCGGCCTGCCCGTCGACGGCCTCGCCCGCGCGCTGGAGGGGGTCTACCTCGACCTCGCCCCGGTCACGCTGGACGCCGGAGCGGAGCACGCCGACGCCGCCACCGCGTTCCTGGAGCTCTGCGCGGCGCGCGGCACCGCCCCGGCGGACGTGCGCGCCCGGCTCGGCGCCGACCCGCTGGGCCACGAGGCCCGCACCGGCGAGGCCCTCGACACGGCGGCCGCGGTTGCCTTGGCGCGCACCGCCGCCGAGGGGTACCCGCAGGTCCGGGCGGTGACCGTGGACGCCCTGCCGTACCACGAGGCCGGCGGTTCGGCCGCCGAGGAGCTGGGCCTGTCCCTGGCCACCGGCGTGGCGTACCTGCGCGCCCTCACCGGGGGCGGGCTGAGCACCGAAGCCGCCCTCGGCCAGCTGGAGTTCCGCTACGCCGCGACCGCGGACCAGTTCCTCACCATCGCGAAGCTGCGCGCGGCCCGCCGGCTGTGGGCCCGCGTCGCCGAGGCCTCGGGGGCCCCGGAGGCGGGCGCCCAGCGACAGCACGTCGTCACCTCGCCGGTGATGACGACCCGCCGCGACCCCTGGGTGAACATGCTGCGCGCCACCGTCGCCTGCATGGCGGCGGGCGTGGGCGGCGCGGACGCGGTGACCGTGCTGCCCTTCGACCACGCGCTGGGCCTGCCCGACGCGTTCGCGCGCCGCATCGCCCGCAACACCTCCACCATCCTGGTGGAGGAATCGCACCTGGCCCGGGTGATCGACCCGGCCGGCGGCTCCTACTACGTGGAGCGCCTCACCGACGAACTGGCGCACGCCGCCTGGGCGTTCTTCCAGACCGTGGAGAAGGCGGGCGGCCAGGCCGCCGCCCTGCGCTCGGGCCTGGTCGCCGAACGCCTCGCCGCCACCTGGGCGGAGCGGTCCCGGAAGCTGGCGCAGCGCCGCGAACCGATCACCGGGGTCAGCGAGTTCCCGCTGCTGTCGGAGAAGCCGGTCGTACGCGAGCCCGCGCCCCCCGCACCCTCCGGCGGCCTGCCGCGCGTACGGCGCGACGAGGCGTACGAGGTGCTGCGCGCCCGCAGCGACGCACACCTGGCGGCCACCGGGGCCCGGCCGCGGATCTTCCTGGCGGCGCTGGGCCCGGCGGCCGCGCACACGGCGCGCGCCACCTTCGCCTCGAACCTGTTCCAGGCGGGCGGCGTGGAGCCGGTCCACGACCCGGTGTCGGTGACCGCCGAGACGGCCGCGGCCGCGTACGCGGCCAGCGGCGCCGACGGTACGGCCGTGCTGTGCTCCAGCGACGCCCTGTACGCGGAGCAGGCGGCGGCGGTGGCGGCCGCCCTGCGCGCGGCGGGCGCGACGACGGTGTTCCTCGCCGGGAAGCCGGGAACCGCCGAGGAGGCGGTGGACGCGTACGTCTTCGCCGGCTGCGACGCGGTCGCCGTGCTGTCCCGCGTGCTCGACCGGATGGGAGTGACGTCGTGA